From a single Adhaeribacter swui genomic region:
- a CDS encoding GNAT family N-acetyltransferase, producing the protein MSSPLIVYRTGNDLDLNEVIALYEASTLGKRRPMQDRARMQAMLQHANLVITAWADAQLVGISRALSDFAFVTYLSDLAVHRDFQKQGIGKELIRQTQLVGGPHAKVILLAAPAAEQYYPHIGFSHHPQAWMLSGDALVK; encoded by the coding sequence ATGTCCAGCCCGCTCATAGTCTACCGCACCGGCAACGATTTAGATTTAAACGAAGTAATAGCTCTGTACGAAGCCTCCACGCTCGGCAAACGCCGCCCGATGCAGGACCGCGCCCGGATGCAGGCCATGTTGCAACACGCCAACCTGGTTATAACGGCCTGGGCCGATGCGCAACTCGTAGGCATTTCGCGGGCCCTGTCGGATTTTGCTTTTGTTACCTACTTATCTGATCTAGCCGTGCATCGCGATTTTCAGAAGCAAGGCATTGGCAAAGAATTAATCCGGCAAACGCAATTAGTTGGCGGGCCACATGCCAAAGTTATTTTGTTGGCGGCTCCAGCGGCCGAACAGTATTATCCGCACATTGGGTTCTCGCATCATCCGCAAGCCTGGATGTTAAGCGGAGATGCCTTGGTTAAATAG
- a CDS encoding NADPH-dependent FMN reductase → MRKKILAISGSTKKNSSNEAIIRFVANSLQEEADVQLFNSIDQLPHFNPDLDHEAPPAGVADFRRQIQEADGVLICTPEYVFSLPGSLKNALEWNVSTTNFSNKPVAIIVAAASGEKAMESLALILTTIEARLPEESKLLIKGVKGKINAQGEIQDAATIRQIEALTASFMRTINAANEIPTKYQM, encoded by the coding sequence GTGAGAAAGAAAATTCTGGCGATTTCGGGAAGTACCAAGAAAAACTCTTCCAATGAAGCGATTATTCGATTTGTGGCCAATTCTCTGCAGGAAGAAGCCGATGTTCAGTTGTTTAACAGCATCGATCAATTGCCGCACTTTAATCCAGATTTAGACCATGAAGCGCCGCCCGCTGGAGTGGCAGATTTCCGGCGGCAGATTCAGGAGGCGGATGGCGTATTAATCTGCACGCCCGAGTACGTTTTCAGTTTGCCCGGCAGTTTAAAAAATGCCCTGGAGTGGAATGTTTCTACCACTAATTTCTCGAACAAGCCGGTGGCTATTATTGTGGCCGCTGCTTCCGGCGAAAAAGCTATGGAATCGCTCGCTTTAATTCTAACCACCATAGAAGCTCGACTGCCGGAAGAATCTAAGCTTTTAATCAAAGGTGTAAAAGGAAAAATCAACGCGCAAGGTGAGATTCAGGATGCGGCCACCATTCGCCAGATCGAAGCCTTAACCGCCTCTTTCATGCGAACTATAAATGCCGCAAACGAAATCCCGACCAAGTACCAGATGTAA
- a CDS encoding magnesium citrate secondary transporter, with translation MQILRNPIFLISAGIFWITYTLEYFKIFTWPFVHYYLDDVLAMPVILTLTVAVQRQWIYRNSQYVLSKTQVIFAVVYLSIWFEGVLPALSDKYTRDAWDVVAYVAGSCLFYKFINRPISVSLPH, from the coding sequence ATGCAAATCTTACGTAATCCTATTTTCTTGATTTCGGCGGGCATTTTCTGGATCACATATACGCTGGAATATTTTAAAATTTTTACGTGGCCTTTCGTGCATTATTACCTCGACGATGTGTTGGCTATGCCGGTTATTTTAACTTTAACGGTGGCGGTACAACGCCAATGGATTTACCGCAACTCGCAGTACGTGCTTTCTAAAACGCAGGTAATTTTTGCGGTGGTGTATTTAAGTATTTGGTTCGAAGGTGTTTTACCGGCTTTATCCGATAAATACACCCGCGATGCTTGGGATGTAGTAGCGTATGTAGCCGGAAGTTGCTTATTTTATAAATTTATAAACCGCCCCATATCCGTATCTTTGCCGCATTAA
- a CDS encoding GNAT family N-acetyltransferase, translating into MAAFLNKHFTPEAVAIELAEPACEFYIAEMADEPVGYLKIEFPALNTQVPFANPLKINRLYLLRQYLGMGLGDQLMHFSVEKAKLLGCDAVWLTVWEHNPRAISFYQKWGFYQAGTDDFTLGDDIQLDYLMVKSL; encoded by the coding sequence ATGGCCGCTTTCCTAAATAAACATTTTACCCCGGAAGCAGTTGCCATTGAATTAGCCGAACCTGCCTGTGAATTTTACATTGCCGAAATGGCTGACGAACCGGTGGGTTATTTAAAAATTGAGTTCCCGGCTTTAAATACCCAGGTGCCTTTTGCCAATCCATTAAAAATTAACCGGCTGTATTTGCTGCGGCAATACTTAGGTATGGGCCTCGGCGACCAACTCATGCATTTCAGCGTTGAAAAAGCAAAATTACTGGGCTGCGATGCCGTCTGGCTCACCGTTTGGGAGCACAACCCCCGCGCTATTTCTTTCTACCAAAAATGGGGCTTCTACCAGGCCGGCACCGATGATTTTACCCTAGGCGACGACATCCAGTTGGACTACCTCATGGTAAAATCGCTGTAA
- a CDS encoding B12-binding domain-containing radical SAM protein, producing MFFTCTKPETLLPAPKILLITPPLTQLNTPYPATAYIKGFLQQYHYPVTQADFGIELVLKLFSRTGLTRVFNAIEQQNLTLSDNCKRMLRLKRFYLATIEPTIRFLQNTDTTLAQQICYNGFLPEASRFDQIGDLEFAFGAMGINDKARHLATLYLEDLGDLIKETICPYFGFSRYAEKLALSATSFNPLQTALDEKPNLVDELLLEILAERLAEVKPDIVGFSVPFPGNLYGALRCAQYIKQQYPAVKTIMGGGYPNTELRSLNEPRFFNFIDFVTLDDGEGPWLKLLEHLQGNRPKELLQRTFLREAGEVKYINGCQDANIPHTEVGTPDYADLPLDKYLSVIEVMNPMHRLWSDGRWNKLTVAHGCYWKRCSFCDVTLDYIARYETAPATLLVDRIESIVAQTGQTGFHFVDEAAPPLALRDLAIELIRRGVKITWWGNIRFEKTFTPDICRLLAASGCIAVSGGLEVASDRLLAKMEKGVTIAQVARVTEGFTQAGIMVHAYLMYGFPTQTAQETIDSLEVVRQLFLHNVIQSGFWHRFSMTAHSPVGKNPEKYGVRQIGPPAGNFAHNDLWHDDPQGCDHELFGAGLAKAIYNYMHGIGLEEPLSFWFDFKVQRPTVSPVLIEQAIATPGKPDSEKQNLRVLWLGNSPEMEVLTLVKKGKKTERAVLTFYEKAEDFQIKTTAVIGRWLVEMLAQVSCDAVNPVRLKDLAQRFPQQAGLTFSEFLISPTWFLLREKGLLLV from the coding sequence ATGTTCTTTACCTGCACTAAGCCCGAAACTTTGTTACCAGCACCTAAAATCTTACTTATTACGCCGCCGCTCACGCAATTAAACACGCCTTACCCGGCTACGGCGTACATTAAAGGTTTTTTGCAGCAATACCACTATCCGGTTACGCAAGCCGATTTTGGCATTGAACTGGTTTTAAAACTTTTTTCGCGGACCGGCCTTACGCGGGTTTTTAACGCCATTGAACAGCAAAACCTAACGCTTTCGGACAACTGCAAACGCATGCTGCGCTTAAAGCGGTTTTACCTGGCTACCATTGAGCCTACGATCCGCTTTTTGCAAAACACCGACACCACGCTGGCTCAGCAAATTTGCTACAACGGCTTTTTACCCGAAGCTTCGCGCTTTGACCAAATCGGCGATTTAGAATTTGCCTTCGGCGCCATGGGCATTAACGATAAAGCCCGTCATTTAGCCACGCTGTACCTCGAAGATCTCGGCGATTTAATTAAAGAAACCATCTGCCCGTACTTTGGCTTTAGCCGCTACGCCGAAAAACTAGCTTTATCAGCCACGTCTTTTAACCCGTTGCAAACGGCTTTAGATGAGAAACCGAACCTGGTGGATGAACTGTTGTTAGAAATATTGGCAGAACGTTTGGCGGAGGTAAAACCCGATATAGTGGGTTTTTCAGTGCCTTTTCCGGGTAATTTATACGGCGCTTTGCGCTGTGCCCAGTACATTAAACAACAATACCCGGCAGTAAAAACCATCATGGGTGGTGGTTACCCCAATACGGAACTGCGTAGTTTGAATGAACCCCGTTTTTTTAATTTTATTGATTTTGTAACCCTCGACGATGGCGAAGGTCCGTGGTTAAAACTGCTGGAGCATTTGCAGGGTAACCGGCCAAAAGAGCTACTGCAACGTACTTTCCTGCGGGAAGCGGGTGAGGTCAAATACATAAACGGTTGTCAGGATGCCAACATCCCGCACACCGAAGTAGGCACCCCGGATTACGCTGATTTGCCTTTAGATAAATACTTATCGGTAATTGAGGTGATGAACCCCATGCACCGGCTCTGGAGCGATGGGCGTTGGAATAAATTAACCGTGGCGCACGGCTGTTACTGGAAGCGTTGCTCGTTCTGCGACGTTACCCTGGATTATATTGCCCGCTACGAAACCGCTCCCGCTACCTTGTTAGTAGACCGCATTGAGTCCATTGTGGCGCAAACTGGCCAAACCGGTTTTCATTTTGTGGATGAAGCTGCACCGCCTTTGGCCCTCCGGGATTTAGCCATCGAGTTAATCCGGCGCGGGGTAAAAATAACCTGGTGGGGAAATATCCGCTTCGAAAAAACTTTTACGCCGGATATCTGTCGGTTGCTCGCCGCTTCGGGTTGCATTGCGGTTTCGGGTGGTTTAGAAGTAGCTTCGGATCGGTTGCTGGCCAAAATGGAAAAAGGGGTTACCATTGCGCAGGTAGCCCGGGTAACCGAGGGCTTTACTCAAGCCGGCATTATGGTGCACGCGTACCTCATGTACGGCTTCCCGACCCAAACCGCCCAGGAAACCATTGATTCTTTAGAAGTGGTGCGGCAGTTGTTTTTGCATAATGTGATTCAATCGGGGTTCTGGCACCGCTTTTCCATGACGGCGCACAGCCCGGTGGGTAAAAACCCCGAAAAGTACGGCGTACGCCAGATTGGTCCGCCGGCCGGTAATTTTGCCCACAACGATTTATGGCACGACGACCCGCAGGGCTGCGACCACGAGTTATTTGGCGCGGGCTTAGCTAAGGCCATTTATAACTACATGCACGGCATTGGCCTGGAGGAACCGCTTTCTTTCTGGTTCGATTTTAAAGTGCAACGTCCTACTGTCAGTCCGGTTTTAATTGAGCAAGCCATTGCGACTCCTGGTAAACCCGACAGCGAAAAACAAAACTTACGCGTGCTTTGGCTGGGCAATTCGCCGGAAATGGAAGTACTTACTCTCGTTAAAAAAGGTAAAAAAACCGAAAGAGCCGTGCTTACTTTCTACGAAAAAGCCGAAGATTTTCAAATTAAAACGACGGCCGTAATTGGGCGATGGTTAGTAGAAATGCTCGCGCAGGTAAGTTGCGATGCGGTTAATCCCGTTCGGTTAAAAGATTTGGCGCAGCGGTTTCCGCAACAGGCAGGACTTACGTTTTCGGAGTTTTTGATTTCGCCGACCTGGTTTTTGCTTCGGGAGAAAGGATTATTGTTGGTCTAA
- a CDS encoding LysR family transcriptional regulator, which translates to MELRHLLYFKTVAEELHFRKAANKLFISQPPLSRQIKELEEELGVILFTRSNKQVSLTRAGQFFKKEIDALFSHLEESKNLVKQMQGAIHTPLRIGYISSTYQQHLVPILKELPTFFPFAKTRLYEVPTVKQIRALEEGKLDVGIMRTPVNSENLKIIHLFQDPFAVVMPANAQTLTGTDTLGKFLKNQPFIFFNQDYAPDYYRKLVEICHRLGFTPEVAHEANNIHSILRLVESGMGVSIVPASVQEQYPFLKLAYYDLKEIPISTEVVLAYKPAASNAVTDWFIQQFTAKFNLPNPVE; encoded by the coding sequence ATGGAGTTACGCCATTTGCTTTATTTTAAAACGGTAGCCGAAGAACTGCATTTCCGGAAAGCTGCTAATAAGCTGTTTATTTCCCAGCCTCCTTTGAGCCGGCAAATAAAAGAACTAGAAGAGGAGTTGGGGGTAATTTTGTTTACGCGCAGCAATAAACAGGTTAGCCTCACCCGGGCTGGCCAATTTTTTAAAAAAGAAATCGATGCGCTCTTCTCGCACCTCGAAGAAAGCAAAAACCTGGTGAAGCAAATGCAAGGGGCTATACATACCCCGCTCCGGATTGGCTACATCAGTTCTACTTACCAACAACATTTGGTACCCATTTTAAAAGAACTGCCCACTTTTTTCCCCTTCGCCAAAACCCGCTTGTACGAAGTACCCACCGTAAAGCAAATCCGGGCGCTGGAAGAAGGTAAGCTGGACGTGGGCATTATGCGGACACCCGTAAACTCCGAAAATTTAAAAATTATTCATTTGTTTCAGGATCCTTTTGCGGTGGTGATGCCGGCCAACGCACAAACCTTGACGGGCACAGATACATTAGGCAAATTTTTAAAAAATCAGCCGTTTATCTTCTTTAACCAGGATTACGCGCCCGACTACTACCGAAAGTTAGTAGAAATTTGCCATCGGTTGGGTTTTACGCCGGAGGTGGCCCACGAAGCTAATAACATCCATTCTATTTTACGACTAGTCGAGAGCGGTATGGGCGTTTCTATTGTGCCGGCTTCGGTTCAGGAGCAGTATCCATTTTTAAAACTCGCATATTACGATTTAAAAGAAATACCCATTTCTACCGAAGTGGTATTGGCCTACAAGCCCGCCGCCTCGAATGCAGTTACCGATTGGTTTATTCAGCAATTTACCGCCAAGTTTAACCTGCCCAATCCGGTGGAGTAA
- a CDS encoding class I SAM-dependent methyltransferase gives MEQNVKPKSTVAEIRERFDQDVERFSNLETGQQSTVDAPISLELITEAVKYATLKASRLLDIGCGAGNYTLKLLSKIPNMHCTLVDLSQPMLQKAQERVSAATTGTVETKQVDVRDLDLPENFYCTILAGAVLHHLRTDEEWEAVYTKLYQTLKPGGTFWISDLITHEATPINKLMWDKYADYLEQLGGIAYKEKVLAYIEKEDSPRSLTYQLELLKKVGFRYTEVLHKNGCFAAFGGIK, from the coding sequence ATGGAACAAAATGTAAAACCTAAATCCACCGTAGCGGAAATACGGGAACGATTTGACCAGGACGTGGAGCGATTTTCTAATCTGGAAACTGGTCAGCAATCGACCGTAGATGCCCCGATTAGTTTAGAATTAATTACCGAGGCGGTAAAGTACGCTACGCTGAAAGCTTCGCGCTTGCTGGACATTGGCTGTGGGGCAGGCAATTATACTTTAAAGCTCCTAAGCAAAATACCCAACATGCATTGTACTCTGGTAGATTTGAGCCAACCCATGCTCCAGAAAGCCCAGGAAAGAGTAAGCGCTGCTACTACCGGCACCGTGGAAACAAAACAAGTTGATGTGCGGGATTTAGATTTACCGGAAAACTTTTACTGTACCATTTTGGCCGGTGCGGTGCTGCACCATTTACGCACAGACGAAGAATGGGAAGCAGTTTACACCAAATTGTACCAAACCTTAAAACCGGGTGGCACCTTCTGGATTTCGGATTTAATTACGCACGAGGCAACGCCGATTAATAAGTTAATGTGGGATAAGTACGCCGATTACCTGGAACAACTAGGAGGCATTGCCTATAAAGAGAAAGTCTTGGCTTACATCGAGAAAGAAGATTCGCCCCGTTCTTTAACCTATCAGCTTGAGTTATTAAAAAAAGTAGGTTTCCGGTATACGGAAGTGTTACACAAAAACGGTTGTTTCGCCGCTTTTGGGGGAATCAAGTAG
- a CDS encoding cation diffusion facilitator family transporter, with translation MHSHSHSHDHSQGGHHHHHEVPTNLTRAFVIGIALNIVFVVLEAATGFWLHSLALLTDAGHNLSDVASLILALFATRLATKKATDDYTYGFKKSTTLVSLFNAVLLLVAVGAIGWEAFQRLGQPQEIGGQYIAYVSGIGILVNAGTALLFLRDKDKDLNVKGAYLHMAADALVSLGVVLAGVTIYYTNWFWVDSVISLVIIVVILWSTWSLLTESLKLSLDGVPSGVNLPAIRQLLTNFPGVKNVHDLHIWAMSTTENALTAHLVVQENTSDTLLAHIREELAHHHQINHATIQIEKVNQPVCEQTCEHVH, from the coding sequence ATGCATTCCCACTCACACTCCCACGATCACTCCCAAGGCGGCCATCACCATCACCACGAAGTGCCTACCAATTTAACGCGGGCGTTTGTAATAGGTATTGCCCTGAATATAGTTTTCGTGGTTCTGGAAGCGGCTACCGGCTTTTGGCTGCACTCGCTGGCTCTGCTCACCGATGCGGGTCATAATTTAAGTGATGTAGCCAGTCTGATTTTGGCTTTGTTCGCGACTCGGTTAGCCACCAAAAAAGCCACCGACGATTATACTTATGGCTTTAAAAAATCGACTACGCTGGTTTCGCTGTTTAATGCGGTATTACTATTGGTAGCTGTAGGAGCGATTGGTTGGGAAGCTTTTCAGCGATTGGGGCAACCGCAGGAAATAGGCGGTCAGTACATCGCGTACGTTTCGGGCATTGGTATTCTGGTGAATGCCGGCACGGCTTTGCTATTTTTGCGCGATAAAGACAAAGATTTAAACGTAAAAGGCGCTTACCTGCACATGGCTGCCGATGCGCTGGTGTCGTTGGGGGTAGTGCTAGCGGGCGTTACCATTTACTATACCAACTGGTTCTGGGTAGATTCCGTGATTAGCTTAGTGATTATTGTGGTCATTTTGTGGAGTACCTGGAGTTTGCTCACCGAATCTTTAAAATTATCCCTGGATGGGGTACCCAGCGGCGTTAATTTACCGGCTATCCGGCAATTATTAACCAATTTCCCGGGCGTAAAAAACGTGCACGATTTGCACATCTGGGCCATGAGCACCACCGAAAATGCGCTTACGGCTCACCTGGTAGTACAGGAAAACACCTCCGATACCTTACTGGCGCACATCCGGGAAGAACTAGCCCACCATCACCAGATTAACCACGCTACCATCCAGATTGAAAAAGTGAACCAACCCGTCTGCGAGCAAACCTGCGAACACGTTCATTAA
- a CDS encoding AraC family transcriptional regulator, whose translation METTTLHIKNMVCPRCISTVTRVLQEQGLQVNEVQLGYAEVSGHPDLTKIDAALQPEGFTLLLDRDRQLVEKIKNTLIDYLQHFETAYQPVTTSVYLAEKLDTDYSYLSKVFSRLEPLTIEKYFILLKIERVKELLSYGQLTLSEIAHQLQYSSVQHLSNQFKKITGQSVSEYKNSLQPTRTPLDAIG comes from the coding sequence GTGGAAACAACTACCTTACATATTAAAAACATGGTTTGCCCGCGCTGCATCAGCACGGTTACCCGGGTTTTACAGGAACAAGGCTTACAGGTAAATGAGGTACAATTGGGTTATGCCGAGGTGTCGGGCCACCCGGATTTAACTAAGATTGATGCGGCCTTGCAACCCGAAGGTTTTACTCTTTTGCTCGATCGGGACCGGCAGTTAGTAGAAAAAATTAAAAATACCTTAATCGATTATTTGCAGCATTTCGAAACGGCCTACCAGCCTGTTACTACTTCGGTGTATTTAGCCGAAAAACTGGATACTGATTATTCTTACCTGAGCAAAGTATTTTCGCGCCTGGAACCTCTCACCATCGAAAAATATTTTATTCTGTTAAAAATTGAGCGGGTAAAAGAGCTGTTATCCTACGGACAATTAACTCTGAGCGAAATTGCCCACCAACTACAATACAGCAGTGTGCAGCACTTATCTAATCAATTTAAAAAGATTACGGGTCAATCGGTAAGTGAGTACAAAAACTCCCTGCAACCCACCCGTACGCCTTTGGATGCTATTGGCTAG
- a CDS encoding YncE family protein: protein MNKNLLNRSFIMGIYLAGSIFLSSCQDDDSGSTVTPPKGAYESGVLVVNEGNFQQGNGAISFIDKQNKTVVADVFLTENNRPLGDVVQSVTVNNDKAYVVVNNSNKIEIADANTFKSLGVINNLQLPRYMVVANNKGYVTEWVSFSGNGRVSVIDLATNTLTKTIAVGSLPEKLALVNNKVYVINSGGNTVSVINPTSDAVETTITVDASPNSLVVDANKKLWVLCGGEKNYNPDYSIDENTSKPGSLVRLNPTTNAVEATLTFTSKVLSPDDLVANGAGNKVYYQYGGKVYQQDISATTLTATPFINRNFYGIGVDPADNLIYGADAGGFAAGGKVVRFNPNGAAVDSFTVSVGPSEFVFK, encoded by the coding sequence ATGAACAAAAATTTATTAAACCGGTCTTTTATTATGGGAATTTACCTGGCGGGCAGTATTTTTTTAAGCAGCTGCCAGGACGATGATTCGGGCAGCACGGTTACTCCACCTAAAGGCGCTTACGAATCGGGCGTGTTGGTGGTAAACGAAGGCAATTTTCAGCAAGGGAACGGCGCCATCAGCTTTATCGATAAACAAAATAAAACCGTAGTAGCCGATGTTTTTCTAACGGAAAACAACCGGCCCTTGGGCGATGTGGTGCAATCGGTAACCGTAAACAACGACAAGGCTTACGTGGTAGTAAATAACAGCAACAAAATAGAAATTGCCGATGCCAATACGTTTAAATCGCTGGGGGTAATCAATAATTTGCAACTGCCCCGGTACATGGTAGTGGCCAATAACAAAGGCTATGTTACCGAGTGGGTAAGCTTTAGCGGCAACGGCCGGGTTTCCGTGATTGATTTAGCCACGAATACCTTAACCAAAACCATTGCCGTTGGGAGTCTGCCTGAAAAGCTAGCGTTGGTTAATAATAAAGTATACGTAATTAACTCCGGCGGAAACACCGTTTCGGTTATAAACCCAACTTCGGATGCCGTGGAAACCACTATTACCGTAGATGCCTCGCCGAACAGTTTGGTAGTAGATGCGAATAAGAAATTGTGGGTGTTGTGCGGTGGCGAGAAAAATTATAACCCCGATTACTCCATCGACGAAAATACCAGTAAGCCGGGCAGCTTAGTGCGTCTTAACCCCACAACCAACGCCGTAGAAGCCACTTTAACTTTTACTTCTAAAGTTTTGTCGCCGGACGATTTAGTGGCGAACGGCGCCGGCAACAAAGTGTATTACCAGTACGGGGGCAAAGTTTACCAGCAAGATATTTCGGCTACTACCTTAACGGCTACTCCTTTTATTAACCGGAACTTTTACGGCATTGGCGTAGACCCGGCAGATAATTTAATTTATGGCGCCGATGCCGGTGGCTTTGCTGCCGGTGGCAAAGTAGTGCGTTTTAACCCGAACGGGGCGGCTGTCGATTCGTTTACCGTAAGCGTTGGACCGAGTGAATTTGTTTTTAAGTAA
- a CDS encoding TonB-dependent receptor plug domain-containing protein: MYPDGFYSDGGKMRVVVFFKIFLAATLLMPAARAQVTPDTLTGEDLAEVQIIGQHHPRYTLGSRETQLDSSYLQTNNAASLSDALQSRTPVYLKTYGNGMLSTISFRGTSASQTAVLWNGFNINLPTLGLADFSIIPLTAIQGVQLQHGSGGANFGTSAIGGAVILSSRTNWQPGWQLQAQQDAGSFNSYFSQLAGQYSTKKVSVETSFFRREAQNNFKFKNITQFGAPDQCQENAALYQLGFTTNLHLRLNTRNTLAIRNWYTDSDNQSQPNMVAANTHAQRANRNWRLMSEWNHHSKLGLTAIRGAYFADYMRYRDDNTNSETAVNTYQIQGEQNFILAKKINVDAGGELQYFTGDVDGYGQKVNETRASGFLLFRYDPLDFLHLNLNLRQAFVTGFNPPLAPTAGFTLDVFMRNHYTLGWKGSVSRGYRVPTLNDRYWPTGNATLKPENSYNYETGLAYKYQQGIFTAETEVTAYRMQVENWIQWLPAAGTGVWSPQNLKKVLASGAEASGKASWLLRTGKVTTGFNYGYTSSRQQESYGSSAEPTGKQLIYVPYHTATAYADVTYKSWLFTTNYQLTGQRYTTAENTRSLPTYGLLTIYGGKTIQYHKTRFQVIGRVNNLTNKVYQNLEYYAMPGRNYNLSVRFTLN, encoded by the coding sequence ATGTACCCCGACGGATTTTATTCGGACGGGGGAAAGATGCGCGTAGTAGTTTTTTTTAAAATTTTCTTAGCCGCCACGCTGCTTATGCCGGCGGCGCGGGCGCAGGTTACTCCGGATACCTTAACCGGCGAAGATTTGGCCGAGGTACAGATTATTGGGCAACACCATCCGCGCTATACCCTGGGTTCCCGCGAAACGCAACTCGATTCTTCGTATCTGCAAACAAACAACGCTGCTTCGCTCTCGGATGCCTTGCAGAGCCGTACGCCGGTTTACTTAAAAACCTACGGCAACGGCATGCTGTCTACTATTTCGTTTCGGGGTACCTCGGCCAGCCAAACGGCGGTGCTCTGGAACGGGTTTAACATTAACTTACCTACGCTGGGGCTAGCCGATTTTTCGATAATTCCGCTTACGGCCATACAGGGCGTGCAATTACAGCACGGTTCGGGTGGGGCTAACTTTGGCACCAGCGCCATTGGTGGAGCCGTTATTTTATCATCCAGAACTAACTGGCAGCCGGGTTGGCAACTGCAGGCCCAGCAAGATGCAGGAAGCTTTAACTCGTATTTTAGCCAATTAGCCGGCCAGTACAGCACTAAAAAAGTAAGCGTAGAAACCAGCTTTTTCCGCCGCGAGGCGCAAAACAACTTTAAATTTAAAAATATCACGCAATTTGGGGCGCCGGACCAGTGCCAGGAAAACGCCGCCTTGTACCAATTAGGTTTTACAACTAACCTGCACCTGCGCCTGAATACCCGCAATACTTTGGCTATCCGGAACTGGTACACCGATAGCGACAATCAATCGCAGCCCAACATGGTAGCCGCCAATACACACGCCCAGCGGGCAAACCGCAACTGGCGGCTTATGAGCGAATGGAACCACCACAGTAAATTAGGCTTAACGGCTATCCGGGGGGCTTATTTTGCCGATTACATGCGCTACCGCGACGATAATACCAATTCCGAAACTGCGGTAAATACGTACCAAATTCAAGGCGAGCAAAACTTTATCTTGGCCAAGAAAATAAACGTAGATGCGGGCGGCGAACTGCAATATTTTACTGGTGATGTAGATGGCTACGGGCAAAAAGTAAACGAAACCCGCGCTTCCGGTTTTCTTTTGTTTCGCTACGATCCCCTGGATTTTCTGCACTTGAATTTAAATCTACGGCAAGCATTTGTTACGGGCTTTAATCCGCCGCTGGCGCCTACTGCCGGCTTTACCCTGGATGTATTTATGCGCAACCATTATACGCTGGGATGGAAAGGCTCCGTTTCGCGGGGCTACCGGGTGCCTACACTAAACGACCGCTACTGGCCCACGGGCAACGCAACTTTAAAACCCGAAAACAGCTACAACTACGAAACCGGCCTGGCTTACAAATACCAGCAAGGAATATTCACCGCCGAAACCGAAGTAACCGCTTACCGCATGCAGGTCGAAAACTGGATTCAATGGCTGCCGGCAGCGGGCACGGGCGTATGGTCGCCCCAAAATTTAAAAAAAGTATTAGCTAGCGGAGCGGAGGCATCCGGCAAGGCTTCGTGGCTGCTCCGGACAGGTAAAGTTACTACGGGCTTTAATTACGGCTATACTTCCTCCCGGCAACAGGAATCGTACGGCAGTTCGGCGGAACCTACCGGCAAGCAACTAATTTACGTGCCTTACCACACCGCTACCGCCTACGCCGATGTAACTTATAAATCGTGGTTGTTTACAACTAATTACCAGCTCACTGGCCAACGGTACACCACCGCCGAAAACACCCGTTCGTTGCCAACTTACGGCTTGCTTACTATTTATGGTGGTAAAACCATCCAATACCATAAAACCCGGTTTCAGGTAATTGGTCGGGTAAATAACCTGACTAACAAAGTGTACCAAAACCTGGAGTATTACGCTATGCCTGGCCGGAATTACAATCTAAGCGTCCGGTTTACTTTAAATTAA